In Daucus carota subsp. sativus chromosome 4, DH1 v3.0, whole genome shotgun sequence, one DNA window encodes the following:
- the LOC108215733 gene encoding probable choline kinase 2, producing the protein MHRISRSSSLIRRLPFISAETIPTCFSQNLDFSKLPRIKPIYPTRFFSSSRLGIAALEMGSVENEKKKDRLPSEATKILQSLASGWDDIIDPNALQVIRVKGAMTNQVFQIKWPTRTERSRKVLVRIYGEGVDIFFDRENEIRTFEFMSKMGRGPRLLGRFSNGRIEEFIHARTLSAADLRDPETSALIATKMKEFHNLDMPGPKTVLLWDRLRNYLSVAKRMSSTEEARDFGLNLIEEELSFLENALSSDHLTGFCHNDLQYGNIMIDEETSYITIIDYEYACYNPIAYDIANHFCEMAADYHTETPHLMDYSKYPGYDERKRFLRVYLSCSGKEPSDSELEHLIQEVEKYTLANHLFWGLWGLISELVNEIDFNYKEYARQRFQQYWLRKPELLGFSTSSPIRANSTTMKV; encoded by the exons ATGCACCGTATCTCCCGCTCTTCATCTCTCATCCGACGGCTACCATTCATCTCCGCAGAAACAATCCCTACTTGTTTCTCCCAAAATCTAGATTTTTCTAAACTCCCTCGAATCAAACCAATTTACCCGACCCGTTTCTTCTCTTCATCCAG GTTAGGTATAGCTGCTTTAGAAATGGGTTCTGTGGAAAATGAGAAGAAGAAGGATCGTTTACCTTCAGAAGCAACAAAGATTCTTCAATCTTTGGCTTCTGGATGGGATGATATTATTGATCCAAATGCGCTACAGGTAATCCGGGTTAAAGGAGCTATGACAAATCAGGTTTTTCAAATCAAGTGGCCTACAAGAACAGAGAGATCAAGAAAAGTTTTGGTTAGGATATATGGTGAAGGGGTAGATATTTTCTTTGACAGGGAAAATGAGATCAGGACATTTGAATTCATGTCTAAAATGGGCCGTGGACCTAGGTTATTGGGCCGGTTCTCCAATGGCAGAATTGAGGAGTTCATTCATGCAAGG ACGTTATCGGCAGCTGATTTACGTGATCCAGAGACATCTGCCCTTATAGCAACTAAAATGAAGGAATTTCACAACCTTGATATGCCTGGTCCAAAGACCGTCTTACTTTGGGACCGACTGCG CAATTACCTTAGTGTTGCCAAACGTATGTCTTCAACTGAAGAAGCTAGGGACTTTGGCTTAAACTTAATCGAGGAGGAATTATCTTTTCTGGAGAATGCTCTCTCTTCGGATCATCTTACAGGATTTTGCCATAATGACTTGCAATATGGTAACATAATGATAGACGAGGAGACAAGCTATATAACCATAATT gACTACGAGTATGCTTGTTACAACCCCATTGCCTACGATATTGCAAACCACTTTTGTGAGATGGCGGCTGACTATCATACAGAGACACCTCATCTTATGGACTACAGTAAATACCCAG gTTATGATGAGCGTAAAAGATTTCTGCGGGTATATCTCAGTTGTTCAG GTAAAGAACCCAGCGATTCTGAACTGGAACACTTAATACAAGAAGTCGAGAAGTATACTCTTGCAAATCATCTGTTTTGGGGATTATGGGGATTAATATCG GAACTCGTTAATGAAATTGACTTCAACTACAAGGAGTATGCAAGACAACGATTTCAACAGTACTGGTTAAGGAAGCCTGAACTCTTGGGATTTTCTACCAGCAGTCCTATACGTGCTAATA GTACTACTATGAAGGTATAG
- the LOC108218856 gene encoding probable cyclic nucleotide-gated ion channel 20, chloroplastic isoform X1, translating to MDASEKDEVPMLSSTYMQMDENEKHQFTRSTTRMRSASISIPMPSLDSSDKANTFIGHTGPLRSERKIPYIQMSGPLYAKRGNDTLFEQRATGSKATEATFDKYPSIKGVDHNDWPDRNRERTNEHLLKSGPLGMCSDPYCTTCPTYFEGNRKNVKTSSVFDQKQFPNINYGDAKGWVRRTCSSLYQCIPGVMNPHNKKVQNWNKFFVISCLFAVFLDPLFFFVLSVKQDNKCIVFHATFTKVLISLRSLTDFIYLLHMLLQFRLAYVAPETRVVGSGDLVDHPKKIALNYLSGYFLIDFFVVLPLPQIIIWLVLKKFKGSSEANFAKNFLRAAILIQYIPRLYRILPMLAGQSASGFIFESAWANFVINLLTFVLSGHVVGSCWYLFGLQRVNQCLRDACVEDWCIRFIDCGRGNENETFSNDPKWTDWTTNATAGACFYDESFTYGIYKQAVNLTTQPDLKTRYIYSLFWGFQQISTLAGNQTPSYFVWEVLFTMAIIGLGLLLFALLIGNMQNFLQALGRRRLEMSLRRRDVEQWMSHRRLPERHRRLIRESERYNWSATRGVNETMLLENLPEDLQRDIRRHLFKFVQKVRIFSMMEEPILDAMREKLKTKTYVKESRILVRGGLIDKMVFIVRGKLVSIGKDMIRVPLLEGDVCGEELLRRCLEHSSVNRDEERIRIPGHKLQSDREVICETNVEAFTLRAADLEEVTSLFSRFLRNPRVQGALRYESPYWRGLAAARIQVAWRYRKKRLSRATTADSDINNY from the exons ATGGATGCTTCAGAAAAAGATGAGGTACCGATGCTATCATCCACGTACATGCAAATGGATGAAAATGAGAAACATCAGTTTACAAGGTCCACGACCAGAATGCGTAGTGCATCAATATCAATTCCAATGCCTTCTTTGGATTCCAGTGATAAAGCAAATACTTTTATAGGTCATACTGGTCCTCTGCGTAGTGAAAGAAAAATACCGTACATACAAATGAGTGGTCCTCTATATGCAAAGCGTGGGAATGACACCTTGTTTGAGCAacgtgcaacaggtagcaaagCAACTGAGGCTACATTTGATAAGTACCCTTCAATCAAAGGAGTGGATCACAATGATTGGCCAGATAGAAACCGTGAGAGGACAAATGAACATTTATTAAAGTCTGGTCCACTGGGAATGTGTAGTGATCCATACTGCACAACATGCCCAACTTACTTTGAGGGGAACCGGAAGAACGTAAAAACATCAAGTGTATTTGATCAGAAG CAGTTCCCTAATATCAATTATGGAGATGCTAAAGGCTGGGTGCGAAGAACCTGTTCTTCACTGTATCAATGTATTCCCGGGGTCATGAATCCTCATaacaaaaaagttcaaaattggAACAAGTTCTTCGTCATCTCCTGCTTATTTGCAGTTTTTCTGGacccacttttcttctttgTGCTGTCTGTGAAGCag GATAACAAATGCATAGTATTTCATGCAACCTTTACAAAAGTACTTATCTCTTTAAGAAGCCTGACCGATTTCATCTACTTACTACACATGCTTCTTCAG TTTCGATTGGCTTATGTTGCTCCGGAAACGAGAGTTGTGGGTTCTGGTGATCTAGTTGACCATCCAAAGAAAATAGCTCTCAACTATCTCTCGGGATACTTtcttattgatttttttgtcgTATTACCACTTCCCCAA ATTATTATTTGGCTGGTCCTCAAAAAGTTCAAAGGATCATCTGAAGCAAATTTTGCAAAAAACTTTCTGCGAGCAGCAATTCTCATTCAGTATATTCCTCGGCTGTATAGGATTCTTCCTATGCTTGCCGGTCAATCTGCGAGTGGCTTCATATTTGAGTCGGCATGGGCAAATTTTGTAATCAATTTGCTCACATTTGTGTTGTCCGGCCATGTGGTTGGGTCATGCTGGTACCTCTTTGGATTACAG AGGGTAAATCAATGTCTTAGAGACGCCTGTGTTGAGGATTGGTGCATAAGGTTTATAGATTGTGGGCGAGGAAATGAAAATGAGACATTTAGTAATgatccaaaatggacagattgGACAACAAACGCCACTGCTGGTGCTTGTTTTTATGATGAAAGTTTCACATATGGAATCTATAAACAAGCTGTCAATCTTACCACACAACCAGATCTCAAAACAAGATACATATATTCTTTGTTCTGGGGTTTCCAG CAAATTAGTACTCTAGCTGGAAATCAAACCCCAAGTTATTTTGTTTGggaagttctcttcaccatggCCATCATAGGCTTGGGTCTTTTGCTTTTTGCTCTTCTCATAGGGAATATGCAGAATTTTCTCCAGGCACTTGGACGAAG GAGGTTAGAAATGTCTTTACGGCGTCGGGATGTTGAACAGTGGATGAGTCATCGGCGCTTGCCTGAACGACATAGAAG GCTGATTCGTGAATCAGAACGTTATAATTGGTCTGCCACTAGAGGTGTAAATGAAACTATGCTATTGGAGAATCTACCTGAAGATCTTCAAAGAGATATACGTCGGCACCTCTTTAAATTTGTCCAAAAA GTCCGAATCTTTTCTATGATGGAAGAACCTATTTTAGATGCCATGCGtgagaaattgaaaacaaaaacATATGTCAAAGAAAGCAGAATCTTAGTTCGTGGGGGTCTGATTGATAAGATGGTTTTCATTGTTCGAGGGAAGCTTGTGAGCATTGGAAAAGATATGATTAGAGTCCCTTTGCTTGAAGGGGATGTTTGCGGAGAAGAACTTCTTAGACGCTGCCTTGAGCATTCTTCTGTGAATAGAG ATGAGGAAAGAATCAGGATTCCTGGACACAAGTTGCAAAGCGATAGAGAGGTGATATGCGAAACAAATGTAGAAGCATTTACACTTCGAGCTGCAGACCTTGAAGAAGTTACTAGTCTTTTCTCCAGGTTTCTTAGAAATCCACGTGTTCAAGGTGCCCTGAG GTATGAATCCCCTTACTGGCGTGGATTAGCAGCAGCTCGTATTCAAGTTGCATGGAGATATAGGAAGAAGCGGCTAAGTCGAGCAACAACAGCTGATTCTGATATTAACAACTACTGA
- the LOC108218856 gene encoding probable cyclic nucleotide-gated ion channel 20, chloroplastic isoform X2: MDASEKDEVPMLSSTYMQMDENEKHQFTRSTTRMRSASISIPMPSLDSSDKANTFIGHTGPLRSERKIPYIQMSGPLYAKRGNDTLFEQRATGSKATEATFDKYPSIKGVDHNDWPDRNRERTNEHLLKSGPLGMCSDPYCTTCPTYFEGNRKNVKTSSVFDQKFPNINYGDAKGWVRRTCSSLYQCIPGVMNPHNKKVQNWNKFFVISCLFAVFLDPLFFFVLSVKQDNKCIVFHATFTKVLISLRSLTDFIYLLHMLLQFRLAYVAPETRVVGSGDLVDHPKKIALNYLSGYFLIDFFVVLPLPQIIIWLVLKKFKGSSEANFAKNFLRAAILIQYIPRLYRILPMLAGQSASGFIFESAWANFVINLLTFVLSGHVVGSCWYLFGLQRVNQCLRDACVEDWCIRFIDCGRGNENETFSNDPKWTDWTTNATAGACFYDESFTYGIYKQAVNLTTQPDLKTRYIYSLFWGFQQISTLAGNQTPSYFVWEVLFTMAIIGLGLLLFALLIGNMQNFLQALGRRRLEMSLRRRDVEQWMSHRRLPERHRRLIRESERYNWSATRGVNETMLLENLPEDLQRDIRRHLFKFVQKVRIFSMMEEPILDAMREKLKTKTYVKESRILVRGGLIDKMVFIVRGKLVSIGKDMIRVPLLEGDVCGEELLRRCLEHSSVNRDEERIRIPGHKLQSDREVICETNVEAFTLRAADLEEVTSLFSRFLRNPRVQGALRYESPYWRGLAAARIQVAWRYRKKRLSRATTADSDINNY; encoded by the exons ATGGATGCTTCAGAAAAAGATGAGGTACCGATGCTATCATCCACGTACATGCAAATGGATGAAAATGAGAAACATCAGTTTACAAGGTCCACGACCAGAATGCGTAGTGCATCAATATCAATTCCAATGCCTTCTTTGGATTCCAGTGATAAAGCAAATACTTTTATAGGTCATACTGGTCCTCTGCGTAGTGAAAGAAAAATACCGTACATACAAATGAGTGGTCCTCTATATGCAAAGCGTGGGAATGACACCTTGTTTGAGCAacgtgcaacaggtagcaaagCAACTGAGGCTACATTTGATAAGTACCCTTCAATCAAAGGAGTGGATCACAATGATTGGCCAGATAGAAACCGTGAGAGGACAAATGAACATTTATTAAAGTCTGGTCCACTGGGAATGTGTAGTGATCCATACTGCACAACATGCCCAACTTACTTTGAGGGGAACCGGAAGAACGTAAAAACATCAAGTGTATTTGATCAGAAG TTCCCTAATATCAATTATGGAGATGCTAAAGGCTGGGTGCGAAGAACCTGTTCTTCACTGTATCAATGTATTCCCGGGGTCATGAATCCTCATaacaaaaaagttcaaaattggAACAAGTTCTTCGTCATCTCCTGCTTATTTGCAGTTTTTCTGGacccacttttcttctttgTGCTGTCTGTGAAGCag GATAACAAATGCATAGTATTTCATGCAACCTTTACAAAAGTACTTATCTCTTTAAGAAGCCTGACCGATTTCATCTACTTACTACACATGCTTCTTCAG TTTCGATTGGCTTATGTTGCTCCGGAAACGAGAGTTGTGGGTTCTGGTGATCTAGTTGACCATCCAAAGAAAATAGCTCTCAACTATCTCTCGGGATACTTtcttattgatttttttgtcgTATTACCACTTCCCCAA ATTATTATTTGGCTGGTCCTCAAAAAGTTCAAAGGATCATCTGAAGCAAATTTTGCAAAAAACTTTCTGCGAGCAGCAATTCTCATTCAGTATATTCCTCGGCTGTATAGGATTCTTCCTATGCTTGCCGGTCAATCTGCGAGTGGCTTCATATTTGAGTCGGCATGGGCAAATTTTGTAATCAATTTGCTCACATTTGTGTTGTCCGGCCATGTGGTTGGGTCATGCTGGTACCTCTTTGGATTACAG AGGGTAAATCAATGTCTTAGAGACGCCTGTGTTGAGGATTGGTGCATAAGGTTTATAGATTGTGGGCGAGGAAATGAAAATGAGACATTTAGTAATgatccaaaatggacagattgGACAACAAACGCCACTGCTGGTGCTTGTTTTTATGATGAAAGTTTCACATATGGAATCTATAAACAAGCTGTCAATCTTACCACACAACCAGATCTCAAAACAAGATACATATATTCTTTGTTCTGGGGTTTCCAG CAAATTAGTACTCTAGCTGGAAATCAAACCCCAAGTTATTTTGTTTGggaagttctcttcaccatggCCATCATAGGCTTGGGTCTTTTGCTTTTTGCTCTTCTCATAGGGAATATGCAGAATTTTCTCCAGGCACTTGGACGAAG GAGGTTAGAAATGTCTTTACGGCGTCGGGATGTTGAACAGTGGATGAGTCATCGGCGCTTGCCTGAACGACATAGAAG GCTGATTCGTGAATCAGAACGTTATAATTGGTCTGCCACTAGAGGTGTAAATGAAACTATGCTATTGGAGAATCTACCTGAAGATCTTCAAAGAGATATACGTCGGCACCTCTTTAAATTTGTCCAAAAA GTCCGAATCTTTTCTATGATGGAAGAACCTATTTTAGATGCCATGCGtgagaaattgaaaacaaaaacATATGTCAAAGAAAGCAGAATCTTAGTTCGTGGGGGTCTGATTGATAAGATGGTTTTCATTGTTCGAGGGAAGCTTGTGAGCATTGGAAAAGATATGATTAGAGTCCCTTTGCTTGAAGGGGATGTTTGCGGAGAAGAACTTCTTAGACGCTGCCTTGAGCATTCTTCTGTGAATAGAG ATGAGGAAAGAATCAGGATTCCTGGACACAAGTTGCAAAGCGATAGAGAGGTGATATGCGAAACAAATGTAGAAGCATTTACACTTCGAGCTGCAGACCTTGAAGAAGTTACTAGTCTTTTCTCCAGGTTTCTTAGAAATCCACGTGTTCAAGGTGCCCTGAG GTATGAATCCCCTTACTGGCGTGGATTAGCAGCAGCTCGTATTCAAGTTGCATGGAGATATAGGAAGAAGCGGCTAAGTCGAGCAACAACAGCTGATTCTGATATTAACAACTACTGA